In one window of Apis mellifera strain DH4 linkage group LG12, Amel_HAv3.1, whole genome shotgun sequence DNA:
- the LOC552347 gene encoding E3 ubiquitin-protein ligase Hakai — translation MMEEDGGKRMRGRTRGRARGRTRGRTRGRSKKQVKVIESDEEDNPQQVEEPPVETTGTELEEHEAPSAQQLPLEQQFDLEADISQLEAPTFTTINRGPPEPMLRLRWDHRVNLIGEKVLNPMIHCCDKCLKPILIYGRMIPCKHVFCLSCAKREDKVCPRCMEKVSRVEQTGLGTVFMCTHGGTRYGNAGCRRTYLSQRDLQAHINHRHISAPPQVQGMQVDPPQYVHSKSEIESQLTKVSSVAMQNTRIKSVQSHMVQPIMGNDPRVNSMVNQAPVEHRQQHRPQALLMQNYSQNSAPPPPNNAPLRTNLITVPIQDTAITTHDIHTQQSHHYYPPPPPQVNYGGYNVPPPVSQTQQYYPQPQHPAQVSYVPPPPPQQQQYVSSTPTSIRPSPTGYIQDPSYGPPPPQQQAPPPQTQWSQHQQQFYR, via the exons atgatggaAGAAGATGGTGGTAAGAGAATGAGAGGTAGAACTCGTGGTAGAGCTCGTGGCAGAACACGAGGAAGAACTAGAGGTAGATCTAAGAAACAAGTAAAg gtcATTGAAAGTGATGAAGAAGATAATCCTCAACAAGTAGAAGAACCTCCTGTGGAAACAACTGGTACAGAACTAGAAGAACATGAAGCTCCATCAGCTCAACAGCTTCCTTTGGAACAACAGTTTGATTTGGAAGCTGATATATCACAATTAGAAGCTCCAACTTTTACAACCATTAATAGAGGTCCTCCAGAACCAATGTTACGTTTAAGATGGGATCATAGAGTAAATCTCATTGGAGAAAAAGTATTGAATCCCATGATACATTGTTGTGACAAGTGTTTAAAACCAATTCTTATTTATGGACGCAtg ATACCTTGCAAACATGTCTTTTGTTTATCTTGTGCTAAAAGAGAAGATAAAGTTTGTCCTCGTTGTATGGAAAAAGTTTCTAGAGTAGAACAAACAGGTTTAGGTACTGTATTTATGTGCACACATGGCGGAACAAGATATGGAAATGCAGGTTGTAGAAGAACATATCTTAGTCAAAGAGATTTGCag gcTCACATAAATCATAGACATATATCAGCTCCACCACAAGTTCAAGGCATGCAAGTGGATCCTCCACAATATGTGCATTCTAAATCAGAAATAGAATCTCAATTAACAAAAGTTTCATCAGTTGCTATGCAAAATACTCGCATAAAATCAGTACAATCTCATATGGTTCAACCAATAATGGGAAATGATCCTAGAGTAAATTCAATGGTCAATCAAGCACCAGTGGAACATAGACAACAACATAGACCACAAGCATTACTAATGCAAAATTACAGTCAAAATTCTGCACCTCCACCACCAAATAATGCTCCATTAAGAACAAATCTTATAACTGTGCCCATTCAAGATACAGCTATAACAACACATGATATACATACCCAACAAAGTCATCATTATtatcctcctccacctccacaAGTTAATTATGGAGGATATAATGTACCACCTCCTGTTTCTCAAACACAACAATATTATCCACAACCTCAGCATCCTGCCCAAGTATCTTATgtgccaccaccaccgccacaaCAACAGCAATATGTATCTTCAACACCAACTTCAATAAGGCCATCTCCAACAGGATATATTCAAGATCCATCATATGGTCCTCCACCTCCACAACAACAAGCTCCACCACCACAAACTCAATGGTCACAACATCAACaacaattttatagataa
- the LOC409041 gene encoding transmembrane protein 115: MAAIKGLGRNIPYLRQQFAALLGNTSTSVKFICVVVLFSYCLSFSTETVRLLSVTPGYLLPPVFWIWTAFTFCFLEIHFWEVCVDIVTVGLCGKLIEPLWGAMEMMTFFAIVNFGVAVLSALFYLFLYMCTNDPDLLFDIHIHGLTGYIAGVTVAVKQIMPDHILVKTPIGKITNRNIPLMVWIMGVILWLFGLLEGTHPTMFLSGLLISWTYLRFYQKHNNGTRGDMADNFTFASFFPNVLQPPIAVVSNTIHGFFVRVGICRKVVRRFDMSNAPPGLIINLPGIDPHDSERRRQIALKALSERLSKDHAKPWQQERTKKHSPVPPAVSIPIPDTTTPKPLASPLIPQVSVNIHNHASTNT; encoded by the exons ATGGCAGCAATAAAGGGCTTGGGTAGAAATATCCCCTATCTGAGACAACAATTTGCTGCTCTTTTGGGAAATACCAGCACAAGTGTGAAATTTATATGCGTAGTAGTTTTGTTTTCGTATtgcctttctttttctacggAGACGGTACGTCTGTTAAGTGTGACACCAGGTTATCTACTACCTCCAGTTTTTTGGATCTGGACAGCATTTACTTTCTGTTTTCTTGAAATACATTTTTGGGAAGTATGTGTGGATATCGTTACAGTAGGGCTTTGTGGTAAATTGATCGAACCTTTATGGGGTGCAATGGAAATGATGACTTTTTTTGCTATCGTTAATTTTGGCGTCGCTGTCTTGTcagctttattttatttatttctttatatgtgCACCAATGATCCAGatctattatttgatatacacATCCATGGATTAACTGGATATATTGCAG gtGTTACAGTAGCTGTAAAACAAATAATGCCAGATCATATTTTAGTTAAAACACCAATtggtaaaattacaaatagaaatatacCATTAATGGTTTGGATTATGGGAGTGATATTATGGCTTTTTGGATTATTAGAAGGCACTCATCCAACTATGTTTCTTAGtggtttattaatatcatggACTTACCTTAGATTCTatcaaaaacataataatggTACACGTGGTGATATGGctgataattttacatttgcaag TTTCTTTCCAAATGTCTTACAACCACCAATAGCAGTTGTAAGTAATACAATACATGGTTTTTTTGTACGAGTTGGAATTTGTAGAAAAGTGGTTAGAAGATTTGACATGTCCAATGCTCCACCTGgtcttattataaatcttcCTGGTATTGATCCACATGATAGCGAAAGAAGAag gCAAATAGCATTAAAAGCTTTAAGTGAAAGATTGAGTAAGGATCATGCAAAACCATGGCAACAAGAAAGAACTAAAAAACATTCTCCAGTACCTCCTGCAGTTTCAATCCCAATTCCTGATACCACTACACCTAAACCACTTGCATCTCCTCTCATTCCTCAAGTTAGTGTTAACATACATAATCATGCTTCTACTAATACGTGA
- the LOC100578502 gene encoding uncharacterized protein LOC100578502, giving the protein MPGVCPRCNREVYFAEEKLALGKVWHTFCFSCRSCRKLLNSCNVVTHLSELFCKNCYIRLFLSTANHAIKAIPNSSATLTLSKELLNCYCCDAENSIGNASLNRNQHYQSDKYRLRGGGSEVEETNICLDEEKKHFIENECANLGIVNSMTTICDPPPSPTAITTWYNRQHSRFRSTLSPEWQKNNTNAKDCRFEVQKQDTDQFEPKTSFSNNEVNITEAQLSTDKTQVTSINWNNKINKYDPVYEFSANSVTIPSRRKFAYPPVPPPRNPLPSRRRVSFYDVVFGDMRGNDQNCISKMQDDHHRPCCNNDNKKEYNNSFDIWQADESVGKNDGGYENINVNYTKDSGRMHFEKSASDCGEEDTLSKCNDIEKSRGQDHCIEGNSESRAYRIMNEKDDASSKEDAMTYGHQSGPNSSNELDDNERMRGGCGGPCGPRVRLPCGTVKVETACLCKREPEPCRVVTSCATCATTPCADRRSCCSSSSDRPVCKKSIIKCRPPCMGESSCGGGGCCGGGCRGGCGKPGQTCLPNPSRLCTTPCRPCSPCSPPKPCAPQIICYCGQKCGNCCGSGNRACCCRSKSPVCRNRSRRCCSTERAEPMVIESGCCRPKSGCECLGGGVDCQRCGRKVYQAEMQIVSGMPFHNTCFSCYCCRKPLEPLTYQENCGEIYCKQCYVRNFGPQGYGYGVGPGTLQTPM; this is encoded by the exons atgcCTGGAGTTTGTCCACGTTGTAATCGCGAGGTTTACTTCGCAGAGGAAAAATTAGCTCTTGGAAAAGTTTGGCATACGTTTTGTTTCTCTTGTC gtaGCTGTAGAAAATTACTCAATAGCTGTAACGTCGTGACACATCTTAGTGAATTATTTTGCAAGAATTGTTATATTCGTCTGTTTTTATCCACTGCGAATCATGCAATTAAAGCAATACCAAACTCGTCTGCAACTTTAACACTTTCCaaggaattattaaattgttactgTTGCGACGCAGAAAACTCAATCGGTAACGCGTCATTAAACAGAAATCAACATTATCAATCCGACAAGTATAGACTTCGTGGTGGAGGAAGTGAAGTTGAGGAAACAAATATTTGTCttgacgaagaaaaaaaacatttcataGAAAACGAGTGTGCAAATCTAGGTATTGTCAATTCGATGACAACAATTTGTGATCCGCCACCCAGTCCTACCGCAATAACTACGTGGTATAATCGGCAACATTCTAGGTTTCGCag TACGTTGTCTCCGGAGTGGCAGAAGAATAACACTAACGCGAAAGATTGTCGATTTGAAGTGCAGAAACAAGATACAGATCAATTTGAGCCAAAGACTTCGTTTAGTAATAATGAAGTCAACATTACAGAGGCTCAGTTaag CACAGATAAAACTCAAGTGACATCTATCAactggaataataaaattaacaaatacgaTCCCGTATACGAATTTAGTGCCAATAGCGTCACTATTCCGTCAAGACGAAAATTTGCGTATCCGCCGGTACCACCGCCTCGCAATCCGTTGCCTTCCCGACGACGAGTCTCGTTCTACGACGTCGTCTTCGGGGATATGCGCGGAAACGACCAGAATTGTATCTCGAAAATGCAAGATGATCATCATAGGCCCTGTtgcaataatgataataaaaaggaatacAATAATTCTTTCGACATTTGGCAAGCGGACGAATCGGTTGGTAAAAACGACGGCGgatacgaaaatattaatgtaaattataccAAAGATAGTGGCAGAatgcattttgaaaaaagCGCGTCGGACTGTGGTGAAGAAGACACGTTAAGTAAATGCAATGACATCGAGAAGAGTCGTGGACAAGATCATTGCATCGAAGGTAATTCAGAATCGCGCGCGTACAGAATAATGAACGAGAAAGATGATGCATCGTCGAAAGAAGACGCTATGACGTACGGTCATCAAAGTGGCCCGAATTCATCGAACGAACTTGATGATAATGAACGAATGCGGGGAGGATGCGGTGGACCGTGCGGACCTCGTGTTAGACTTCCATGTGGAACAGTGAAAGTCGAAACTGCTTGTCTTTGTAAAA gagAGCCAGAACCATGTCGCGTTGTGACATCTTGTGCGACTTGTGCAACAACACCATGTGCCGATAGACGTAGTTGTTGTTCATCGTCAAGTGATCGGCCAGTTtgcaaaaaatcaattattaaatgtcgTCCACCGTGCATGGGAGAATCTTCTTGTGGAGGAGGTGGATGTTGCGGAGGTGGATGTCGTGGTGGTTGTGGAAAACCTGGACAAACGTGTTTACCGAATCCATCAAGACTTTGCACGACACCTTGCCGACCGTGTTCGCCTTGTTCCCCACCAAAGCCATGCGCTCCACAAATAATTTGCTATTGCGGTCAAAAATGTGGAAATTGTTGTGGAAGTGGGAATCGTGCATGTTGCTGTcg atcaAAAAGTCCAGTATGTCGAAATCGAAGCAGAAGATGTTGTAGTACCGAAAGGGCTGAACCAATGGTCATTGAATCAGGATGTTGTCGACCGAAATCTGGTTGCGAATGTTTGGGTGGAGGAGTTGATTGTCAACGCTGTGGGCGAAAAGTATATCAAGCTGAAATGCag ATTGTATCCGGTATGCCGTTTCATAATACATGCTTCAGCTGCTATTGCTGTAGAAAACCCTTGGAACCGTTAACATATCAAGAAAATTGTGGAGAAATTTATTGCAAAC AATGTTATGTTCGAAATTTCGGACCTCAAGGATATGGATACGGCGTGGGACCAGGTACATTACAAACTCCTATGTGa